ACCCCACTACAACCCCAGCATTTACGTCCGTATAAATCCCATATTTTGTTGTGTCAATCGCCGTCATGCCATTTAATGCTTAGGGCtgactcttaaaaaaaaacttcctgttTCGATTGTAAGACATACTTCTAAGCAAGAATGATTTGAGTGTGACATTTTCACGTGTGGGCGGTTTCAGTGTTGAAGTCACGCGCTTCCTGTTTACTAGCAAAGAGGGGCATGGTGGGAAATGTCGTTTTTTCCGCCATCAAGCGCATTAAGTAAAACCGTTTTGGAACTACAGACGCGTCATTGCTGCGCAGCCGCAGTCATGAATTTGAGGGGTGAGGGGTGGTGGTCGAGGAAGCGCGTCCTGGATGAGTTGCTGACCACCCCTCAAATTTCGACTTGAGAAGGTAAACGCTTTTCCGGTAACATTAATGCGTATTTGTTAGCTCCAACAATGACCGAtgagttgtttttgttgcacatgtttatttcaaagacatttttttgcatacatttaCGTTTAATGGCTCCCACAGCGTGCAATAGATTAGCTTTTCAAACATGACGCCAGACAGAGTTTCTGTATGAGCTAAAATACTGCATGTGCATTTATCTGATACCATAAGTGTCCCTTTTTAGACAtcaaatgtataatatatatatatatatatatatatacatatatatgtactcagctttttttgttttatcactCGAGGAACCTTTCGGGTAAAAGGTCAAAGTTTAAAGGCTGTAATGTGGATAATGATGTGAACTTTGcctctggcatttttttttttaaatatgttttttttttttttttagggaaacATTAGGATTACAGCATGACAGGTTTGTCCATTAAAAATTCTTTTTGTCTGTCACTTCAGGGCTCAGGTGTCATACTGGAGGCATTAGCGCCTGCATGGTTTAATAGGAGGAAACAATATGCCAAAAACTGAGTGtccaaaatgaagacaaagtAAAATATCTGTACTGTGAAGCAAAACAGTCATACCACAACGTCGTGTCTATGATCGTGAACACAATTTTATATAGCCTACAATTGCTAGTTAGAGCATATTGTGATGCCCTCAGAAGTCAGACACAGCCACTGGTGGACTTTCAATCAGTTTAGTGAACGAACttgagaaaatcaaaagaaatgcgCTGTCAGTAAGTAAGTACATCCATACGCAGGCTTCGATAGCCACAATCCAGTAACTCAACACAGCAACTGGCTAACGGTTAGCCAGTTAAACGCTTCCCCGAGTTAACAAGAACAAACTGTACTCACACTCGCCGATTCCCATATCACTCACCAAGCCTTTTAAAGCTACACACACTCAACGTTACAGATATTTACGTGTACAACAGGAGCATGGTGACCCACGTAGACCAACAATAATTAATGCACCTTGGAAGAacctaatttaaaaatatttggtaGTTGCACCACCATCTTCCAGGCTAAACTATAACAAGTGtgatttttgatgtttttgttacATAATATTCCTCAAAGCTCCAACTGTTATAGTTGCACCTTTACTTCTTAAAAAGAGAAACTATTGATGAtagtttttttgtaaaaagaaaacatcggAGCTGTTCACGATTtatgtcattttaaatttgatcaaAAGTGATTGTACTGAAGCAATAGATAACCGAACCTTAACTTTGACACCAAGGTATGtagaaaacattatttttggtgTACCGTTCCACCCTTAGGGATTATGCATTTTATGTGGTTTCACTGTTGTAACTGTCCCCTTTAACTTGCCCAGAatgaaaacaagtttgacacccagctttatagagctcgtgcacatgacgtcaccattttcacggcggcatattgccggtcaaaaagagctgctcgacattgtgggggagattgaaccagagcagaatattcacaatgcctgagacttgttgtgctgttggttgttacaacagacaagacagatattcaaagagatcgttctatagaataccatctgaaaagaccagaaaagatcgatggatttcggcaattaaatggatggtgcccaaccaaatactcACGACTGTGTAGCTATCACTTCATTTCTGGTAGTAATTATTCTTCTTAATGTCAAATTATGAATAAGTATTTTTAATGCCAAGTTGCCTCATTTTAGAACAATAcgtattaaaaataatacaacacGGAGTCGTCgccaacgtacatggaagcgtgttgtggccacacgttaaacctctccttgacagatgtttttttttttttttttttttttttttttttaaatatgcattgttctcgaatgagtccaatgcgtttttaaaaaaagcaaataaaccgtctgtcgcggAGAGCTTTACATAGGTTAACATGCGGCCGCAACAAGCTTCTGTATACTggggctgaagcctataccggcggtttattttctttttttaaatacgcattggactcatttgagaacaatgcatatttaaaaaaaaaaaaaagtctttcacagagaagtttaccgaaatttaacatgtggccacaacacggTTCCATGTACGAGGAGCCgcctcgctctttttttttttttccccaatcatagttaatgaatgcgagtttgtgtaaaaccaggggtcatttatatgaatattggtatttgtattgaaaaaaatctgagtggctccatcactgtggatggatggataatagatCCGGCaccgaagtatttgtatgcgtccagagatttatacactttcaaactcttccgcgtaaatctcaacgacttccTCACCAAATACTTGTGtaaatccagttgtccaagacaagcggaagcgggttagcagtccactttcttgtcagtgaaaacatcgacttcggcgttaaatatggctcctctatgccaagtgtctctcatttttgcacctaccttcgtttattatcaccttctaaatgtttaacggtatcggacaaaactctgggggttgtgctgtaagacatattttcgtgttgtCTGCAACCTAAACCACGGCCGGCGTGGTCCATTCCGGAGGCCAAAAAACGGTTGACCATTCGTACTTGGGGGTTCGAGACTTTAGGGGACTCCAGGGGTGGAGAGGCGTGGTGGAGGCACATCGATCCATCTCGAATGAGCACCAGAATGcgttgctagaccggcaatatggccagtcacataatttcggtgacgtaggtacCCGAGCTCTATAGCTACTTTCAAATAGATAACAGAAGGTTGAAATGCTTTCTGTTTCAGAACGGGCAAACAACTTTCCTCCCCTGCCTAAATTCCTAAAAGTGAAGCCCTGCTTTTATCAGAATATCCAGGAAGAGATTCCCGAACCCCATCAGCAGCTGGTGCAGCGAATCTTCATACTTTGGATGAGTGAGTTGTGTCGTCACGTGTACCAGATTGCCACTTCCTCTTCGCGAGTCAAGTCAAACCCTCTCGTTTGCCGCAGTGTATTCTGGGACGCTGTGCTTGAATGTGATTGGCTGCATAGCGTGGTGGGCTGGCGGGGGTTACGCCTCCAACTTTGGGTTCTCGTTGCTCTGGCTCGTCCTTTTCAGCCCTGCCAGTTATGTCTGCTGGTTCAGACCCATCTACAAAGCTATCAGGTGCGTCACGAAGGCATTTCAACAAAGGCAGTATCACAGAAACAGCAGTGCAATCATTGTTTTACACAATTCAACCACGACTCCGTGTTAACTATAAAACACTAAGCTGGAGTATGAGTCGAAGGTTCACCGCTATCCCTTTGTGAAGCACGCTCGTATAAAATAACAGTCTTCCTATTAGAGATGAAATGATGTAAAATTCTATATCACGATTAACATTATTATCACAGAACAGAcccccaaacccccaccccccaaaaaaaattgatgctCACAAATCTTTTATACTCACACTTACATTTTACACTCAAATTACATATTTACACTTAGACGCCCCCATGAAATATCCTTATATTGATTAAGACTAATTCATTGGAGGCTTTGTTATTAACTGTTATATAACGTATATTATAGTCGATTATATTAACCCTAAACATatccaaatatttgaaaatattaagTTAGATTTCGTTCGGTGAATAGATATATACatgaacacaaaagaaaaatatatcagTGCTTTGAATTTTTCACTGTGCTAAAATGTAAACCATAAGCAATTACAATTAAGGATTATGATATCAAATTGCATTTTGAGTTGATAATAGTGATAAAGTTCTCTGTCTCATCACATAAGGCTTGAAGACCTTTGTCTGCTTTTTGAGGGCTACAATCAAGAATATCTTCAAGGGCTACTGTAATTTTCGTTTTTCCctgaattttcttttattttttcaattttttttatgctggcagaaatgaggcggcacggtgggtcagctggaaagcgttggcctcacagttctgaggtcctgggttcaatcccgtaccctcctgtgtggagttggaatgttctccccatgcctgcgtgggttttctcccacattccaaaaatatgcaacattaattggacactctaaattgcccctaggtgtgattgtgagtttgtttctatgtgccccgcgattgacgggcaaccagttcagggtgcctcctgcccgttgacagctgggataggctccagcgctccccgcgagcctcatgtggataagcggcaaagaaaatggatggatggatggatggctgaaatGAGATCTGTTCAGGTTGACTTTCTGACAGTTCCACATGCGAAATgtacatttcagttttcctgcAAATTGAAGTCCCAGCTCCAAATGCATCATACTTCAAAGTGTTGGacatgaaaagaaggaaaatggTCACCATTTGATGTTTGGTGTTTCTTTCAATCTGTGAACAGGGCGGACAGCTCCTTCAACTATATggccttcttcttcatcttcttccttCAGGTGGTGCTGTCGTTCATCCAATGTTTGGGCTTCAGCAACTGGGGCATTTGGTGAGTTGCAGCGAGCCACCGTGGGAAAgaactagaaaaagaaaaagttatttttttacattcatagtGGACAAAGGTCCATTCTGTGACTCTGCTTGAGGTTCAATTTGTAATTTCAAAAcatggggaatttttttttttattaaaagttaAGTTTCACGTTCGGCATCAATAGAACATTTACTAGTTCTATTGCCATTTATTTACATTAACTGTCACACAAGTGAGATATGTACTGTAGAGTATAACGAAAGTAAAATAAGGTAAAATTCACCATCTTTAGGGGTAAACTGAAcgagaaaaataaacacataaaagtCACTGATAAAATTGTAAAGTTCAACCCTAAgatgggggatttttttttttcattgccttttttttttaaactcggatgtaatttaaaatatagaaaaatacaATGGTGTAGACTAAATGGACCTCTGAGAAAGTGCAATTGTACTTTTAATAGCaaaacaagtaccgtaatttcacacgctttcgaccctgcggtttatgcggtgatgcggcccgagcgttagcgcagtgctagtgttagcacacctggttataaatctcggtacacagaaagagtttaacgcaagcGCACATTTCTTCAATTTGGCTATAATataaaataggatgcttttcaaGCCTAATTTCTGCATGTATTGCGTGGAACTCTGCTCACGCAACACTAGAAGGCTTTGGAATCGAGcaaaaagctttagttttggaaatattcatgtttgtaacttttttacagtgaaaaactgagatgtttttttttttacattttaacttACCTCTTAATTTTCTTGCAGACAATTGTACTCATGTACTACTGTCAGGTCATACTAATAGTTTTAACAAATAGCGGTATGCCACTGCAGGGCAACAGGAAAGTCAACCCTTGCACATTAATTTGTACGAATAAAGAGCACCTATTTGATAAATGCCTTTGTGTGATATACTAACTACACTGCTACATCTCTTGTCACCCAACACCACGCAGTGGCTGGATTGCTACGGTGACGTTTTTCAGTTACAACGTCGCCGCCGCCATAGTGATGCTTCTCACCACGCTGCTATTAACGTTAGTGACCACCTTAATGGTGGTAGTGCTCATCAAGGTGAGAGGACaagtatgcacacacacacagacacacacacacacacgggcgcACACATATCACTAGAAGTGGGGTACTCGAGTCATGTTATTTGACTTGAGTCAGACTTAAGTTGCCAATTTTAGGACTAGGTTGGCAAATATTCAAGAAAGACTCAACTTGAACTTGAGTTGAACTGTATGACTTGTGAGGTGTGTGCCTCGGTGgagcacctggtaaagcgttggcctcagagttctgaggtcctgggttcaatcccggaccctcctgtgtggagtttgcatgttctccccgtgcctgcgtgggtttcctccgggcactccggtttcctcccacattccaaaaacatgcaacattaattggacatgctaaattgccccaaggtgtgattgtgagtgtggctgcttgtctccatgtgccctgtgattggctggcaaccagttcagggtgtaccccgcctcctgcccgttgtctgttgggataggctccagcactccccgcgaccctcatgaggataagcggtgaagaaaatggatagatggatggacctGTGAGGTCTTGCctgttcacatttgaaaataaggattttctttttttttttttctatcaaagATAGTGTgacatttgtttgggttttgaAAGAAGAATTGTCTTTGATGacccaaaatccatccatccattttctttgctgcttatcctcacgagggagtttatcccagctgtcaacgggaagaaggcggggtacgcccttaactggttgccagccaatcgcaggccacattgagacaaacagccgcagtcacaatgacaccgaggcgcaatttagagtgtccaattaatgttgcatatttttgggatgtgggaggaaaccggagtgcccggagaaaaccgacgcagtcacggggagatcaaggaaactccacacaggcggggccgggtccccagaactgtgaggccaacgctttaccagctgatccactgttccgcctgACACAAAATCCTTATTGATAATTTCTTACACTTGTCGCCTCTCTTCATACCATCACAGGTTCACAGACTGTACCGTGGCAGTGGAGGGAGCATGACTCGTGCTCAAGAAGAGTGGGGCACTGGCACATGGAAGGATGCGCTGGTGAAAAAGGATGAGTTCAGCCCTGTCGACCGGACCGCTCAAGGCCCCAGCCTGCCGGAGTACCCTGCAGCCGTTCCCAATTATCTGGAAAACCGCAGTTGGTAATTGTCCGgccccattttttttacctgtgaACGCGACTGGACCGCAATAGATGCAAGAAATTTCAAATCCAACCCATACCTCGTTCACGGAGGacagtattttctttgtatacatttttggaaCACTAAAccccttaaaaacaaaaaaaaaacccacaca
Above is a genomic segment from Syngnathoides biaculeatus isolate LvHL_M chromosome 7, ASM1980259v1, whole genome shotgun sequence containing:
- the scamp4 gene encoding secretory carrier-associated membrane protein 4, with the translated sequence MTERANNFPPLPKFLKVKPCFYQNIQEEIPEPHQQLVQRIFILWMMYSGTLCLNVIGCIAWWAGGGYASNFGFSLLWLVLFSPASYVCWFRPIYKAIRADSSFNYMAFFFIFFLQVVLSFIQCLGFSNWGICGWIATVTFFSYNVAAAIVMLLTTLLLTLVTTLMVVVLIKVHRLYRGSGGSMTRAQEEWGTGTWKDALVKKDEFSPVDRTAQGPSLPEYPAAVPNYLENRSW